GGAGAAATGAGCTGATGCAGAAAAGAGGGAAAAAAGATTAAACACAGAGGACACGGAGGACGCAGAGGAAAATCAACTTCGAGAAACTGTGAGCACGTTGCAGAGTTGGCCGGAGCCAATCGATACGGGCACGAATTCGTTCAAAGTCCTGGATTCTTGCTCATCGATAGACCATCGGGCCCTCGGAAGTGAGTCGTGAAGCTCCTCTGTTACCTCCGTGTCCTCCGTGTTCAATGTTTTTCACTGGTCCAGCGAAATGAGCCCGTGGCGTACGTCCCTACTCTGGACGGCATCAAACCACGCATGTCACTGCCGGCGGCCAATCCAGCTACTCCGCATCCGCGCAGCTTCAAAGTGCACAGAGGACGCCGGGGCTTTCATCGACATCACCACATGAGCACACTCGGAGTCGTTGTTCTCATCGTTGCGATTGCATGGGCGCTGATTGTCTTACTTCAGCCGGCGCCGAAATATCATCTGGGTCAAACTCCCGACGGATCCGTCGATTCCGACGAATTTGCCCGCCAGCTCGAGGCCATCACTGACACCAAGCTGCAGCACGCCGGGCCGATCGACGTGCTCGCGAATGGCGACAATTTTTACAAGGCGGAGCTCGAAGCCATTCATTCCGCCAGGAGCAACATCAATCTGGAAGCGTACATATTTCATCGTGGGCGAGTAGCTCAGCAGTTTCTCGACGCTCTCACCGAGCGCGCGCGCTCAGGCGTGCAGGTGCGCGTGGTGGTCGATGCACTCGGCAGCTTCAGCACTCCCAAGGGATATTTCAAGGAACTCACCGACGCCGGCGGCAAGATGGAGTGGTATCACCCCCTGCGCTGGAACAACTGGACGCGCGTGAATAACCGCACGCATCGCGAGATGCTGATCGTCGATGGCGAAGTGGGATTCATCGGGGGGGCTGGTATCGACGATCAATGGCTGTTTCCCCAAAAGAAACTGCCGCCATGGCGCGATACCGTCTGCCGTGTGCACGGCGAAGCCGTCGAAGGTCTGCAGAGCGTGTTCCTCGAAAACTGGCTTAATTCTTCTGGAGAGATTCTCGCGGGAGCAGAATACTTTCCTGTCCCGCCACAAAATGGAAATGCTCGCGCGCTGGTGATCGATAGCACTCCGTCGTTCGGCGGGTCAACGCGCGCCCACATTCTCTATCAGGCGCTGATTCGGTCGGCAAAGAAATCCATTTACATCACCACACCATATTTTCTGCCCGACAGCTCCATTCGCGGGGAGATGCTACGCGCCATCAAAGATCGCAAAGTGGACATCAAGATCATCGCTCCGGGCCGCAAAAGCGATCACGCCATGACACGCAATTCCAGCCGCGCCCTCTATGGCGATCTGCTGCAAGCCGGAGCAAACATATTCGAATACACCCCGA
This genomic interval from Terriglobales bacterium contains the following:
- a CDS encoding phospholipase D-like domain-containing protein; the protein is MAYVPTLDGIKPRMSLPAANPATPHPRSFKVHRGRRGFHRHHHMSTLGVVVLIVAIAWALIVLLQPAPKYHLGQTPDGSVDSDEFARQLEAITDTKLQHAGPIDVLANGDNFYKAELEAIHSARSNINLEAYIFHRGRVAQQFLDALTERARSGVQVRVVVDALGSFSTPKGYFKELTDAGGKMEWYHPLRWNNWTRVNNRTHREMLIVDGEVGFIGGAGIDDQWLFPQKKLPPWRDTVCRVHGEAVEGLQSVFLENWLNSSGEILAGAEYFPVPPQNGNARALVIDSTPSFGGSTRAHILYQALIRSAKKSIYITTPYFLPDSSIRGEMLRAIKDRKVDIKIIAPGRKSDHAMTRNSSRALYGDLLQAGANIFEYTPTMIHAKIMIVDGLWAVVGSTNFDNRSFGINDEVNLAARDPGLAARLTSDFENDLTQSRRVTYQDWKRRPLWERVFESVGWFFQRQQ